The Sus scrofa isolate TJ Tabasco breed Duroc unplaced genomic scaffold, Sscrofa11.1 Contig2306, whole genome shotgun sequence genome segment GATATAATAATGttgaagtaattttaattttacaataGAGAAAGAAGGAGCAGTCACCTCCAAATGacttttaaggaataaaaatttttgttttcaaatatttttctccaataGCCTAGCATAGTATAGATTGACCTACATGACTATGTTAAAGttccacaaatgattttttttttgtctttcttgccaTTTCTGGGCCGTTCCCCAAGGCAATGGGAGGTGTCCCTCAGGCTAGGGtgggctaattggagctatagccatggctacgagagccacagcaacgcggatcggTCGCATTCGACCTACACCCAGtcacacaacgctggatccttaacccactgagcaagggcaggaatcgaacccgcaacctcatgttcctagtctgattcgttaaccactgcgccacgacgggaactcctcgcaaatgatttaaataataaaaaattgtatcaAGAAGAAATCAGTTTACagagtttcattaatttattcaatcaataaatattttcaaatgcccACTACACGTAACTTTCTCCATTGCTTCAAATATTAAcattgaaaaattacaaaaatttgcTGTAATGACATTTATTTGTAATAGAGAAATAAGAGATTGGTGCTTATTCTCAGTGTCTCAGTAAACTTGGCTACAGAATGATTGAAATGTTAGTGAAATAATGCAcaatgggtaatttgatatgtggcaaaacagattttcatttattatttttaaaaaattacgtaactttcaggtgtacaacattgtaattcatcATCTGTATACACTAGCAAGTGATCACCATCACAAGTCTAGTTGCCATCACGACCCCTTTTAGCTGTTTCACCCATGCCCCCAAACCCTTCCCCTCTGTAACCCTAATTTGTTTGTacctgtgagtttatttttgttttgttttttgtttgttttttagattccacatataagtgatatcttacagTATTTGGAAACCCCTGTGCTTCCAGTACCtgaatatctgtttctttcttcaggtTCAGGGAGGTTTCAGCcctaatttcatcaaatacatttgacacctttctctatctcttctttttctgggatTCCTGTATCGCGAATGGTAGTGTGCttgacattgtcccagaattctcttaaaCTATTCttatttaaacaacaacaacaaaaaatgtttttgatgtcTGATTGgctgatttctattattctattttttggattgcttatatattcttctgtatcatttaatcTGTTGTTAATTCCCCCTAGTGAACTGAattcttcatttcagttactgtattcttcAGCTCGGActgtttctttattatattttctagttctttggtGAAAGTCTGTGTTCTTATATTGCACCCCCTACCTAGCTTAGTTAACATTTTTGTTACTATTGCCTTGAACTttttatctggtaaattatttACCCCTGTTTCATTGGAGTTTTTCAGGGAttgtttctcattctttcatttaaaacatattcttctgccttctcattttgtttaactctctctgtctctatgaaattacGTGAAACTGTTCCCTATCCTAGTCTTGAAGGCTGTGACTTCAACTCACACTTATTAACAAAGCTGGTCACAGACCGTGACTGAGTTCAACAGGAGGGAAAATTTAATCCTACCCTATTCCTAGAAGGTATGAGAAACCAAATATCTGTGGTCAGCCTTCAAGATTACCACTGTCTGCCTTTTAgtcacaaaatatttcatttattcttcctccACAGAAAATACATCTGTCTCCTTCTGAAAAGagacatatacacatttttcatCCATTAATAAGATGCAGTTCAAAGTTCAGGGTCTCTGCTTGGCTAATAAAACTGTGAATTAAATAGACAAGTTATCTGTCCTCCACATGCCCCAAAATTTAATCAGTAGAACTGGAAGAAGATGGCCAATAAAGAACCCCCACTGGGAAAGAGAAAACTTTAGAGATACATAGAAGACAAAGTTATCCAGAAATTCTGAAAACCATGAGCAGTTGTGAAGAGTTCCAACTCTGAGCTGTGAAATATTCCCATGGTCTACTCATTGAAGTAGGTCCCCAGCTACTTTATACCAGTTATTCCTCATactattggtttttatttttttgtaggtcCGTTAACCTCAATGTCTATATCTGAAAAGAGCAATAATGaatatgtttgctttttcaaCTTCCTTCTTACTTAACGAAGATTGGTGTCCAAGGGTTATTTTAAATCTCAAGGCTTAAGAGTCATCTTTATTTGGTAGTATAACTTTCTCTAAAATTTAGCATCTAATCTATTTGATCTAAGTCTGCTTTGAGTTCCagtggccacatccacagtattTGTAAAGACACGACTCTCTTTATGTTTCTATATGTAGATTTCTTGGAACTATAATCCTTTGGTGAAATAGGCTtattctcttttcacttttcccttattcttttttcctttaactatTTATCCAAGTAAAAGCATATATTAGGAGGTATTTTAATCCACTCAAAGTTCAATAGCAGgtacatttttaatgttcttaaataaaaattctaatcactagatattacattttaattcacCTCTCTTTCTCAAACAATGtcttcaattttatatattactatctggaactaagaatttttttcttcttttctgatccaTCAAGTGCATGAATTTTTAGAATCTCATTATTTTGTTTCCACTTGAAGACAGCTatttaatctgtgttttaaagaattcaggtataaaatgttggcaagaatgtggagaaaagggaacccttatttactattggtgggaatataaattgctgcagccactgtgaaaaataatatggagatttctcaaaaaaaactaaaaataaaactactatatgacctagcaattccactcttgggtatgtatctgaaaaaaaaataatcaaaaaaccaaaactactaatttgaaaagatatatgcacacaatattcatagcagcattatttataattgccaaggtatttaagcaacctaagtgcccatcagtaGATGgatggttaaagaagatgtgatgtatatgtGCAATAGAATGCtattcagaaaagaatgaaatttagccattttcatcaacatggatggacttggagggcattatactaaaGGAAGTAAGTCatagagaaaaagacaaacactgtatgatatcacttacatgtggaacctaaaaaatacaacaaattgtgactataacaaaaaagaagcagactcacagatgtagagaacaaatgAGTAGTTCCCAGTGAGGAGAGCAAAGGAGGAGAGAGCAATATATGGGTAGGGGAAAAATGGGTTATTATGGGATtttatgaaatcatgtgtgtgaaacttttgaaaattgtaaagcactatagaatttaaagaaccttaaataaaaaagaatctaggtATGTTATCAAGATATAatgcacataaaaaagaaattataacccTCCATTgacagaaaagatgaataaactaaTATGCCAACAGTGGTAAACTTTAAATATAGTAAATTTAAGGATGAACTCTTTTCCATAAAActgtttgctttttctaaaatataagtcTCATATTATTATCTTACATAAATATGTCTCATATTATTATATCTCTTATTATctttataattacataaataatgtgtttatgtaacttttaaaagagaaaggattATTAATAACTATATGTGACAATcactagattttcatttttacagggaAATACAATTTCCTTAGCTTTTGAGAATTTAAGTATATATCCCACCATGGAATTTCATATGACCACCATTCCTAGCCCTAGAGAGTTTCACATCTCTGAAAATTCTTTtaacagaataaatgaaaatttgcatATTAGCTAAAATTATCCATAGTTTTGAcaattgatgttttaattttctgcctCCAAAACTAAGTGCTGTGAATGTTTTGGTGAGAAAAACCAAACTTTGttccatgctctttttttttttttaactttttttaattactcaaatgaacttatcacatctgtagttgtataatgatcataacaatccaatttcacaggatgtCCACCCcgcaacccaagcacatccccccatcccccaaattgtctcctccggagactgtaagtttttcaatgtctgtgagtcagcatctgttctgcaaagaagttcattgtgtccttttttcagattccacatgtcagtgaaagcatttgatgttggtgtctcattgtatggctgacttcacttagcatgataatttctaggtccatccatgttgctacaaatgccggtatttcgttcctttgaatggctgagtaatattccattgtgtatatgtaccacatcttctggatccactcctctgtcgatggacatttaggttgtttccatgtcttggctattgaaaatagtgcttcagtgaacatcggagtacatgtgtctttgcgaattgtggttttctctggatagatggccaggagtgggattgctggatcaaatggtagttctagttttagttttctgaggactctccataccgttttccacagtggttgcaccaatttacaatcccaccaacagtgtactagggttcctttttctccataccctctccagcacttactgtttgtagactttttgatgaattTACAGTCTAGTAGGAGGTAAAGGCACTTATCAAATGATCACTTAAAAGTAAAAGTGCCACAAATGAGAGGTACATAATGAACAAGTAAATTTGTGGGTATTTCACTGAATCAGAGAGAGAccacaaaaattttttctaatgagGCCTGAGCCATTAGTAATTAGGTAAATATGGATGGGAAGAGTATTCCAGGTAGAAGGATCAGTATGTGCAAAGGTTCTATGCTTTAAGGAAATATGGTAAGTGCAAAAGACAGAGAGAGCGACGAGCAAGCtgtatgggagttcctttgtggcacagcaggtttaggatccagcattttcagtgcagcagcttgggttgctgctgtggataggtttcatccctggccccagaacttccacatgccatggatgtggccagaaaaaaagaagagagctgTATTGCTAGTAAGTGAGTATTTGTTTTTAACTAGTGAACAATAGAATGCCACTGATAATCTCAGTACAGGTGAAGAGAATGGGATGATTGTATTTGCAGTGAAATGATCActggctatatttttaaaaagtgtatttcaaAGAGTTGGCAGGAGTGCATAATGATAGGTAGGTTAATAATTTGGTAAACTTATGGGTAAAACGTGATGGTACCAGAAATGTGAAGATAGAAAGGAATGGAGAGATGGGAGGTACAAAAGAGGAATGATTGATATGTTTTGGAAATGgctttgatttaaaaaactaaGGAGTGAATGGCATAAGATATGGTTCAGGGTTTCTGATTTGCAAATGTAAACAGAAGGTGAATCCATTTGTTAAAATAGTGAAAAGAGCTTTGTGGTGAAGGGTGAGCAGGTGTTTAGCTTTTGATGGTGTTGAGTTTGAAATGTCTATCATATTCAAAAAGAGATGGCAATGGTAGAAAcagtttggaaatttaaaaaaggcaCTTACACtagagatataattgatattcatttgttttttgtgtcttGAATCTCTTACTGCTTATTACATGTCTCATTTAGTAAACACATGATTATTATATAAGAGCTGTATTCTGCACTTAGGTTTTTAGTTACTTTATACTGGTGCTGGTACTTTCTGTACTCTAACATTTCTGCTTTCATTAGTGGATAAAGTCTAGACTTTTCAGTTATCATCTCCAGGCTCTTTTTATATGTGTCTTGTACTCTctttcttaaccatttttaattacttgtaatttataaaatgctttgtaACCCTTTCTCTGTTGCCTAAAATGTTGTCCCATCTATGTCCTTATATTACTAACTGCAACTAATCATTTAAATGTCTGAATTTAAGGGTCATTTCCTCCGggaattagaatatttttttcaggagttcttgtcatggctcagtggttaacaaacctgactaatatccatgaggacttgggttcaatccttagccttgctcggtgggttaaggatcgagtgttgagtgagctgtggtgtaggttgcagaagtggctcagagcTGGTATTGCTGGAGCTCTGATATAGGCCGATatgaccccaaacctgggaacctccatatgtcatgggtatggccctaaaaggacaaaaaaattttttttcagtataataaCTGCGATTATTTTCCCTCTGGTCTAGTACTATCTAgtgttaaaaatatcaataaatatttatttagaggtTACCCCAAAGAAGAATGAATTTATTcagttaaatattagaaaaaagtatTCCAGTGAACATTTCTATAAAAAACATCATCATTTATGGGCTATCACGTGTGTTTGGTTGGTGCAGAACTTGGAACAAATAAGGATTTGGGacaaataaatattggaaaatgaaagaaaaggggaaaatgctaTCCATGGAGAATGATGGGATGAATTGAAAACAGAGTTGGAAATAAAActcaattgatattttaaatttctagtatGAGATACACACACTTAGCTAGTTTAAAGCCAGCTAGATTTGACATAAACTGCATACTTGAAACTGTTCTGGAAGGTGTATATGATGGAATTATAAAGGGATGGGAGGATGTAAAGTGACTGAGGACTGGGGTGATTATGGGAAAATTTTGGCTTGGGATCGCTGGTCATTTAATCATAAAGATGGGGAAATTCCTAACTAAGGTGGTAGACAAAATGGTTCTCCAACAAATAGTACATAAGTGGGAAGGTAAACCATCTAAGTGTCTTGGACAGTCTGACATTGATAGGAAGAAATTTTACCAAGGAACAAAGGAACAAAGTACATGGAGGAAACTTCTGGAAAGCAAAGGAGCTTTTAACTTAGAAAAGATatctttccatacaaattttagaatgttttgttctaaagaatgtcattggtaatatgatagggattgccttgaatctgtagattgcctcagaCAGTATTGTCACTTTGActacattgattcttccaatctaagagcctggtatatttttccatcaatttgtttcttctttgatttctttcatcagtgtcttatagttttcagagtaagggtcttttgtctctttaggaaggtttatttctaggtattttattctttttggtgcaatggtaaatgggattgttcccctaatttctctttctgatctttcattgttagtatatagaaatgcaatctatttctgtgtattgggcatgtatccagacaaaaatttcattgaaaaacatacatgcacccatatattcatcacagcactattcacaatagtcaagacatggaaacaacctaaatggatgaatggattaggaagatgtggtacatataaacaatggaatattactcaaccataaaaggaccaaataatgccatttacagcaacatggatggaactagacactctcatactaagtgaagtaagtcagaaagagaaagacagacaccatatcacgtatatgtggagtctaaaatatggcacaagtgatccacctacaaaacagaaaagatcatgggcatgtaggacagactcgtgtttgctggggggagggagggagtgggatggaccgagaatttggggttagtagatgaaaactcttgcatttggagtggacaggcaatgagatcctgctgtatagcacagggaactatatatctaatcacctgtAAAGGAatatggtggaggataatgtgagaaaaagagtgtatacatatgtattactgggtcactttggtgtacaacagaaattaacagaacattgtaaataaatcataataaatcttttttaacaaaagaaaagatgtctTCAGCATTGCTTCCTGAAGCAAGTTTTATAAGTTTTGGCTGAATTCAATACAATCATGAGagcctgaaaaaatgaaaaatcaattaaaagaCTATTATCATTTTCAAGGATAAGGACAGATTCAGAAGATTGTTGTCACAATGGAACACTTATTTCTtatagaaaatgttaataattccAGCCTCTTGAAGGCCTCTTTCATATCTTTATTTCTAAGGCTATAGATGAGAGGGTTCAACATGGGTGTGAATATCCCATAGAAAAGGGAAACTATTTTTCCCCAGTCCTTAGAAGTGGAAGAAGGTGGTTGTAGATACATGTATATGCTTgttccaaaaaagagagagaccacaaCCATGTGAGACCCACACGTTCCAAAAGCTTTTCGCCGTCCTTCGGCTGACCTGATTCTCAATACTGCTTGAGCTATGAAGCCATAGGAGATGAGGATCAATGTCACTGGAATTAGCAGaattaacacactgaagaaaaagagCTCGGAGACAATAGGCTTTGTGTCAGCACATGACAACTTGAGAAGGGCAGGAACCTCACAGAAAAAGTGGTCCACTTCCTGATGACCACAGCGAGGCATGTTAAGGGTCAAGGAGGACTGCAACACTGAGTTGCTGAAGCCAGTGAGCCAGGAGAAGGCTATCATCTTGAGGCAGAACCGGGGGTTCATGATGACTACGTAGCGGAGGGGTCTGCAAATGGCCAcatatctgtcaaaggacatAACAGCCAGGAGGAGACACTCCGTAGCACCCAGAGCCAGGAAGATGATGAGCTGGGCCACACAGCCACCATAACTGATGGTCTTTTTGTTCTGACAAATGTTTTTCAACATATGAGGGACGGTGCTCGTGGTGTAACAGAGATCTAATATGGAGAGGTTtgtgagaaagaaatacatgggagTGTGAAGCTTGGGATCCAGAATGCACACCATCATGATGGACACATTGCCAAAGATGGTGGTTGCGTATGATGCTAATAGGAGCACCAAAAGGGGCGTTTGTAGCCAGGGCTTGTCTGAGAAGCCAAGTAGTATGAACTCTTTTGAGGAGCTCTCGTTTGCCCGATTCATGATGACTCATTAACTTTTCATTCCTGaaagcataaaatgggaaattgTCAGTCGGAAATTATCGAATACTCTTATTGTAACTGGACTGAATTTAGAACAATTATAATGAATGATGCAATGCAAATATAATTTATAGCCGGTAAATAGATCTTGTGAAATACAGTATAATTACCCCATCGTTAGAAAGTAGGTGTTCTGTTTTCAGTAGTTAGGTTTGACTTTATGAAGTAaatcattacatttattttttttttcaatattttggtctttttagggctacacccatggtatatggaagttccgaggctaggggtctaatcagagctgtagctgccagcctacgccacaaccagaacaatgccagatcccagccacatctgcaacctacaccacagatcatggcaatgccaaatccttaacccactgagcaaagccagcatcctcatggatactagtcagtttcttttccactgagccatgatgggaacatttAAATGCCAAGAATGTAAACTTAACATGgacattttaagtgctcaatacatttcaattcttctctctcccttttcttaccTTCAAATTATTACCTTAATAATCATTTGATAATAATACTTCTTTTAAtccaatagttttttttctggtgataatgactattctttttttttaaattgctatttccccaatacatttttttttgtctttttgttgttgttgttgttgttattgttgttgttgttgctatttcttgggccgctcccccggcatatggaggttcccaggctaggggtcgaatcagagctgtagccaccggcctacagcagagccacagcagcgcgggatccgagccacgtctgcaacctacaccacagctcacagcaacgccggatcgttaacccactgagcaagggcagggaccgaaccctcaacctcatggttcctggtcggattcgttaaccactgcaccacgacgggaactcccccaatacatttttttttctcctgtacagcatggtgacccagttacacatacatgtacacattctattttctcacattatcatgctccatcataagtgataaTCCAGTAATTTTTAATTCAAGCTAAAATGCTGAGTAACATCGATCTTATAAGGATATCTTCTAAATCTGAAGTTGATTAAAGAAATCTGCTTGTTTTAGTAGTATGTTCTTGGGATTTTTTGAGTTGCCTCTTCCTCCTAAATGACATGTCTGAACATCCATTCGCACAAAGAGCTATCATGGGTACTAGATGCTTTATTTCATGGTGATAAAATTATGGCTTGTTTGAGGTTTATAGTGATGGTCACAGGTGACATGTCCCTGCCTCACCAAGGACCTTGCTGAAAATTGTAAAACTACTAGTTGTTGCTTGACTAACATGTGACAGACACTGCTTAGTGTCTGAAATAATTCTAATTCGAATCCAGATCCTCATAAATAGgtattatctatattttattggCTCTGCCACTCAGTGAGAATAAATAGTTTGCATTCTCAGTAATCTTGAGGCCAGGACCGAAAGCCAgggtttaaatttcttttcttatatttagcTCAGTTCCACCTAAAAATATAGACAGCACAAGAAGAGGGCACAACAGTGGTTATCAGGGAAAACGAGaaccaaaaatcaaataaagttGATTGTCTTCGGTCTGTGGAAGTTATCAGTTTTTTAGTCATATGACCCAAAGCCACCTAAGTTTCTCTGGCATGTTTAAGTGCAGGTCATTGATTAGACTTACTCCATTTGAATTTATAAGCATGAAAATAGAGAGTGTTCCTAGATTGACttgagaaagaagataaaataaggaTCGTCATATTTTATAACAAAGTGGAATACTTTTTTCCCAAGTAACCTTGGTATATGAGCTATGACTTTACCATGGGATGTCTATATGAGAATGATTAGAGATTGTTCTAAGATTTGTAGCTTTTTTTATTatatgtagttttgattttactttttttagctACAGATAAACATTATTACTTGGTAAATACCAAATATACACTTTCagttgaaaaatggaaaaggatataaGATTTGACttatttgtgtatacatataaattttaaagttttacatgAAAAAAGTTTATGTACACTAATAAAGGataattttaagatgaaaaagaCAGTTTATGGCAAAAATGATTaacttattaaaatatgaataattatacTGTGTAGTTatgagaaaagaccaaaaattcaagaaaaagagaacaattgATATAAATAAGCAGGTTGGGGAAGATAAAATGTATGAAgcaaaagtgaaaatagaaaagatatgCAACTTTCTTATCAttgaagaaatacaaatcaaaacaatgaaatattgcctTGTCTATTCATCTATTCATCAGGTAATGTTAAAAACAATCACCTTTAAAAGTTAGCTCTTCAGAGCCTCTGCAGCTAGACTCTTTGAGCATTTTATATCTGAGCTATATGATCCTGGGCAAGTTGGTGAACATCCTTgtgttcaaaattcaaaatttccaTCTTGATAATAAGAGGTAATTATTGTATAGCTCTAATGGGGCAGTGCGAATACATCTGAACTTAGGATAGTTCTGGAAACCTAGTAAGAATTCATGAATGTGAGCTAGTTATCATGAATAGCATCAATAACATTAATCATTAGCAGTAGTTATTAGTAATAATGTATCATTTTCTAACCTACTATGTATGTGAAATAACAACCAAATTAATATTGGTGATGTCAAagcttattataattttataatattatactaTGAAATGAttacatatgcatgtattttttctttgtttctagcaCGATACTAAGAATATAGTTTTCCAGTAAATGATAGTCAAGTCAGTGGTGGTTAGGAGATATTGACTTGCCTGACGGGCATGAGAGGAGAGATAAGAACACTACTCAGCagcagttttttttcctctttctatttttttgcacATCTTCTACTCTTTCCCACTGAACAGAATGGCATTAGTGTCAACTCATTCCACCGATTCCTTTacattatcagaaaaatgaacCCACTCTTTGAAAAAGACGTTTTCATCCACTGGCATCATTACTCTTTTCCTATTTATATAAACTCTATTAATCAAAAGAATCCTTACATacccctaattctttttttttccgtaAAAAATTCTCACTGACTCTTTTTATGTATGGTGATATTGTGGACAAATATTCATTCAAAGAGTGAAATGGCAACAAGGACTTTTGGAATCACTGAAAATACTTGACATTTATTTCAAGAATCCCAGGAAAAAAATTGAACTCTCTGGTTTTTTAATATGATGCAACCCAGAGGCAGGGATATGAAATGATCTTAAGAGACCCTTCTCACTCATGGTAATAACATAATTCTCTTCAGTAGACATCACTCACCTTTTTTTCCTAGTGTCAAAGAGATGTCTATATAATtctttgtgccatgttttaaagAAAGTTTAGTCCAAAAACAGGGGGAAAAGTGCAATGACTTTTTGAGTTTTCAAGCCTTGTGAaattctttttcagctgcatttTGCCCACAGATTGAGAATAAAATTAGCATATGACCTCATTGCatcaaaaacatatgaaaagagtCCATATGATGAGGTAAAAGTGTATTTTAGATATTGTCTTCAGTCATCAGGGTGTTTTTGATTGACACTGGCTCTTCTCACCAGGTCTAATACAATGAGAAGCTGATTTTATCGCTATCAGCAACATCCATAGTCCTGGAGAGAGAATTGTACCTTTAAATAAAGGGCTTACCTTTCATACAATGTGTGATCTTTTAGCCCTAGGGATATGAGAGTCTCTCAAGTTTAATTGGTCATTGTGTCCAGAGAGGAAATATGTGAACTCTGTTCCCAACTATACTAGTAGCATAATAGTGGCACATGGATGGATCACAAATTATAAAATTAGGTTGAAAATAATAGTCATGAAa includes the following:
- the LOC110258534 gene encoding putative olfactory receptor 2B3, whose product is MNRANESSSKEFILLGFSDKPWLQTPLLVLLLASYATTIFGNVSIMMVCILDPKLHTPMYFFLTNLSILDLCYTTSTVPHMLKNICQNKKTISYGGCVAQLIIFLALGATECLLLAVMSFDRYVAICRPLRYVVIMNPRFCLKMIAFSWLTGFSNSVLQSSLTLNMPRCGHQEVDHFFCEVPALLKLSCADTKPIVSELFFFSVLILLIPVTLILISYGFIAQAVLRIRSAEGRRKAFGTCGSHMVVVSLFFGTSIYMYLQPPSSTSKDWGKIVSLFYGIFTPMLNPLIYSLRNKDMKEAFKRLELLTFSIRNKCSIVTTIF